In Thermosipho africanus Ob7, the genomic stretch ACACCTTCGGTAACAGAATTTAGAAAAAACATTAAAAAGACAAACGATATAGATATAGTATTTACAAGCTTCCTTTTTCTAAATATCATAGATAAAAGCGTAGAAAATGATGCAAAGAAAATGGACGAAATAAATATGTAAATGAAAAAATAATTCATAACAAGCTTGCTAAAATTTTTAACGTATAAAGGAAAGAATATATGCTCTGAAAACAAGAAAGTAAATGAGAGTATTGTTATAAATAAAATTGTGGCTGCTATTTTTGATAAAAAAGTTTTAGTTCTACTAACTGGTTTAACAAGCAAATATTCTATTGTTTTATTATCAAATTCACCTGCAAAAATTTTACTTGCGATTATTGAGGAAAATATTCCAAAGAAAATAAACATAAATGTCATACCTTCGGTTCCAAAGATACCTTCCGGTTTAGATAAAACGTCAAGTTCAATATTAAATGTTTTTAATAATTTTTCTGGCATATTTTGGATTATTTTTAAAGCAGGTGTATTTTCATCTAAAAAGAATGTTGTTGCAGCCGAAAACATCCAAATAAAAAGGGATATAACTATCATCCAAATAAGAATGACTATTATATTTTGATTTATTTCTTTTTTTAGTATATTCATATTTTCACCACCTATTTATAAAGTTTTAAAAAAACATCTTCAAGTGCAGGGTTTTTGATCTCAATATCTTTGAACTCACAATTTAAAAGATCATTTAAGAATGTTTTTAATTCTATTGATCTTATTTCGAATGTGTAACTTTTTGAGTCTTTTTTGAAACTGTATTTTTTTATTAGATCACATTCCTTTAAGCCGTATACATTAACTAATTTTATGGAAAAATCTTTTAAACTTTCTATATTTCCAAATTTTACGATATTTCCATCTTTTATCATTGCAAATTTATCACATAATTTTTCGACTTCTGATAATATATGAGATGAGAACAATATTGCCGCACCATTTTTTTTATGTTCTTCTAAAAGACCGTAAAATTTTTGCTGGACTAGTGGATCAAGACCACTTGTAGGTTCATCTAATATTAAATATTTTGGCTTGTGTACTAGTGCTTGAAGAATTGCAATTTTCTTTTTGTTCCCAAGAGAAAGTTCTTTAAATTTTTTATTTAAATCTATTCCTAGGGTTTTTATAATATATTTTTCATAATCTTGATCTATATTTTGATAAAATGCCCTGTTAAATTTTAGAAAATCTTTTATTTTCATGTCACCATAGAAATTTACTTCTCCTGGAATATACCCAATATTTTTTTTGACTTTGTCAATTTCAAATGGCATCTTTTTATCATCAATATATGCTTCACCGCTATTGGGAGTTAGAAATCCCGTTAAAATTCTAATGGTTGTTGTTTTTCCAGCACCATTAGGACCTATTAATCCAACTATTTCACCCTCTTTTACTTCAAAGCTTACATCTTCGATGCCAACATTTTTACCATAATATTTTTTCAAATTTTTAACCTTAATCATTTAAAAATCACCTCCTAACTATTTGACCATATGGTCAGTTAAGATTATATCATATATTTATGGTTAAAGTCAAAATATGGTAAAATAATCAAAAGAATGATAAAAGATTGAAGGGAGGTTTGTTATGTTTAAAAATTTATTTTACTTCTTACTTGGAGGAATTGTAATTCTTTTAGTTATTTTTTCAATCAACTTGTATTTAAAAGAAGATGGATTACAAGAATTTTTGCCAAAACTTAAAGTTGATGGAGCACTTTTAGATGAAAGTTTTTTAACATTTAATGATGAAGATCTCCATGAATTTGAAGTTGTTTTAAATCAAAAAAATAAGTATGTAGCATTTACGGTTACTGCCAATCAAAAAGTAGAAGTTTATCAAGACGGAAAATTAATATTTTCTTTAACTGGACCAGATCTAAATTCATGGCATAGGTATTATTATCTTCCATTAAATGGGACAACAAAATTTTTATTTTATTCAAAAAATGTCGGTGGCGTTGAATCAAGCTGGTATATAGGTAATTTAAAAGATATTCAGAGTGTGGTTGAAAAACATAATTTTGCTAACGAAATGCTTCATCATTTTACATCAGGTTTTGCAGTAGCTATATTTATATTAATGCTCCTTATGTATTTTGGAATAAGAGATAAAAGTTTATTATTTGGAGCAATAACAGTTTTAAGTCCAGTTTTATTGTCTTTGGATGAAATGAATTTAATAATGTCTCCACTACTATTTTGGAAAAAGACTGTAATTTTAGGAGCTGCTTTATCAATGTACTTTGCGTTAGAATTTGCATATAGCTTGTTTAAAATAAAGAAAAATCTATTATTCAAGATTTATGCGATAATTTACTGGATTTTATATGCAAGAGTTTTATTTGCTGCAAATCTTTCAACTGTTAGAGAATATTATTCTCAATTTTATCTGTTTGCAATTTTTGCTTTATTCTATATATCATATATCTTTGTAAAAAACTCTAAGAATTTTTCAGAAAGAATAGTGACGCTAGGATTGGGAAGTGTTGTATTTGGAATATTACTGTCTATTTTCTCAATCCTAGGAATGGTTGAGGTAAACTATATGTTTTTTAATCTTGCTCAGACAGGATTTGGAATTACCCTTGGTATGTATGCTTTTGTGAAAATAATTGAAATTAACAATGAAACAAAAATTGCAAATGAAAAGATTAACAATTTGCTAGAACAAGAAAGAGAGAACATGAAAATTCTTGAAAGATGGTCTCAGAAAGCAAGAGAACTTTCTCAAGTTGTTTTTGATACAACTAAAAAAGTTCAGGAAATAGATTTGAGTTTATACGAGAATGCAAAAATTGTTGATAGTGACATAAATAATCTTTTATTTGTACTTGAAAAATTTAACGGATTTTTAAATGAAGTAGAGGAAAAGACAAACGAAATATCAGAAAAGATCAACAAAGTAAGTAAAATAGGTGAAAAGATTGAGCAATCTTCCAGAGAAAATTTAGCAAATCTTTCAATTGTACTGAAGATGACAAAAGATCTTATAAAAGTAAATGACTCTCTTAATGCGTCATTTGTTGAATTTTCAAAAGGTATTGATATGATCGAAGATGTTACAACAAAGATTCAAGATATTGCAGAACAAACTAATTTGTTGTCTTTAAATGCTGCAATTGAAGCAGCGAGGGCAGGAGAAGCTGGAAAAGGATTTGCTGTGGTTGCAGAAGAGATTAGAAAGTTGTCCCAAGACACAGGAAGGTTGGTAGAGTCTATAAATGAAACAGTGGGCAGTACAAGAAGAACTTTTTCAAAAGTTAATTCGATAATTGTGGAATTGTCAAATAACCTTTCAACTGTAATTGATAAAAATCAGAGTGTTTTAAATTCAATTGATGAAAATACAAATGATATGTCCGATATGTTTGAAGAATTTAAGATAATTGTAGAAATGGCGGAAATGCAAAATCAGCTTTCTCAAAATGTTCAACAAGAAGTTCAAAAAATAGAGGCTATAGCAAGAGATGTTGAGGAAAAATTCAAGGAATTAAGAAGAAAACAGGAGGAAATTTCGCAAATGATTAAGCAAATATCTCAAAAATCAGATGAGTTAAGTAATTTATAGGGGGATAATTTCCCCCTATTTTTTTAAAGATTAGATTTTAAGATATATTCTCTCAGAGCATCTACCGCTGCACCAAATTCTATGTTGTTTTTAAGCCCTCTGTACGTTAAAGATACTGAAAAAGTAGAAATGGAATGAATTTTTCTTTCGAGCTCATTTGAAAACCATTTTGTTACACCTTCACCAGAAAGAATTATTTTTTCAGGGTTGAAAAGTTTAAAAATATTAGTAAGAAAAATAGCAAGGTATTTGAAGGATTCATTGTAAATTTCTTGGGCCTTTTTTTCGTATGTCTTGTGCAAGTTTCTAAGTTCGTCTAAGTCATTATTGTATAACTCTTCATTTAAGATAAAATCTTCGATTTTTAAGTTCGGAAATTTATATCTTTTAAGATTTGCATAATCTGAAGCTATGGTTTCAAGGCAGCCAGTTGCTCCACAGTAGCACTTTTCATTTGTTCCTGCATAGAAATGCCCAAGTTCTATTATTTTTCTTTCACTTTTTTCGTATATTCCATGTGATTCATAAAAGCATGCCCCTATACCAGTTCCATAATTTATTACCAGAATTTTCTTTCCTCCATGTTTTACAAATTCTTCAGTTGCGATTGCTTCGACATCATTAAGTAGACTTACAGTGGCATTAGGAAGTAATTTTTTAATTATATAGTGTGGATTAAAGTTTTCAAGTTTTAAGATCTTAGAGTTTGCTTTGTCTTTATCTATATTTCCTGAAAGAGCAATTCCTATAGCTTTTATTTTATC encodes the following:
- a CDS encoding ABC transporter permease subunit, with amino-acid sequence MNILKKEINQNIIVILIWMIVISLFIWMFSAATTFFLDENTPALKIIQNMPEKLLKTFNIELDVLSKPEGIFGTEGMTFMFIFFGIFSSIIASKIFAGEFDNKTIEYLLVKPVSRTKTFLSKIAATILFITILSFTFLFSEHIFFPLYVKNFSKLVMNYFFIYIFISSIFFASFSTLLSMIFRKRKLVNTISISFVFLMFFLNSVTEGVENFEFLRKISIFYYFSTIDILKELTINYSAVAAIIFISTILFISSHYIFKNNDISI
- a CDS encoding ABC transporter ATP-binding protein, whose product is MIKVKNLKKYYGKNVGIEDVSFEVKEGEIVGLIGPNGAGKTTTIRILTGFLTPNSGEAYIDDKKMPFEIDKVKKNIGYIPGEVNFYGDMKIKDFLKFNRAFYQNIDQDYEKYIIKTLGIDLNKKFKELSLGNKKKIAILQALVHKPKYLILDEPTSGLDPLVQQKFYGLLEEHKKNGAAILFSSHILSEVEKLCDKFAMIKDGNIVKFGNIESLKDFSIKLVNVYGLKECDLIKKYSFKKDSKSYTFEIRSIELKTFLNDLLNCEFKDIEIKNPALEDVFLKLYK
- a CDS encoding methyl-accepting chemotaxis protein, which produces MFKNLFYFLLGGIVILLVIFSINLYLKEDGLQEFLPKLKVDGALLDESFLTFNDEDLHEFEVVLNQKNKYVAFTVTANQKVEVYQDGKLIFSLTGPDLNSWHRYYYLPLNGTTKFLFYSKNVGGVESSWYIGNLKDIQSVVEKHNFANEMLHHFTSGFAVAIFILMLLMYFGIRDKSLLFGAITVLSPVLLSLDEMNLIMSPLLFWKKTVILGAALSMYFALEFAYSLFKIKKNLLFKIYAIIYWILYARVLFAANLSTVREYYSQFYLFAIFALFYISYIFVKNSKNFSERIVTLGLGSVVFGILLSIFSILGMVEVNYMFFNLAQTGFGITLGMYAFVKIIEINNETKIANEKINNLLEQERENMKILERWSQKARELSQVVFDTTKKVQEIDLSLYENAKIVDSDINNLLFVLEKFNGFLNEVEEKTNEISEKINKVSKIGEKIEQSSRENLANLSIVLKMTKDLIKVNDSLNASFVEFSKGIDMIEDVTTKIQDIAEQTNLLSLNAAIEAARAGEAGKGFAVVAEEIRKLSQDTGRLVESINETVGSTRRTFSKVNSIIVELSNNLSTVIDKNQSVLNSIDENTNDMSDMFEEFKIIVEMAEMQNQLSQNVQQEVQKIEAIARDVEEKFKELRRKQEEISQMIKQISQKSDELSNL
- a CDS encoding ROK family transcriptional regulator; protein product: MKLNNSKKILLNLLFKNEAYRNQLQKSLKVTPSTLSYISDNLKKKGYITVLKSESETVGRPKHIIKMDKNFWKSIGIRIGRESVNLTVFNGYFEEEEEKISIKLTKNDIGNENISRILEKIIKKVSSLDKIKAIGIALSGNIDKDKANSKILKLENFNPHYIIKKLLPNATVSLLNDVEAIATEEFVKHGGKKILVINYGTGIGACFYESHGIYEKSERKIIELGHFYAGTNEKCYCGATGCLETIASDYANLKRYKFPNLKIEDFILNEELYNNDLDELRNLHKTYEKKAQEIYNESFKYLAIFLTNIFKLFNPEKIILSGEGVTKWFSNELERKIHSISTFSVSLTYRGLKNNIEFGAAVDALREYILKSNL